The following is a genomic window from Rutidosis leptorrhynchoides isolate AG116_Rl617_1_P2 chromosome 8, CSIRO_AGI_Rlap_v1, whole genome shotgun sequence.
ACTAAAGTTACAAAAACTATAACCAAAACCGAAACAATAATttccaataccaaaaccaacaaccttacaacaatcaACCTTATAACAACCAACCCAGGTTATAATCAAcctcaaaataaccaaggttacaaccAACAACCTCACAAAACACTCAACAATCCAAATCTTCAAAGAGTttagaagaaatcatgcaaaaTTATATCAAGAAGGTGGAAACAACCGAAGCATTTTTGTTAAAGGAGAACGAGTTCTTAAAGTAACAATTGAAGCACCAACAAGCTTCATTTCAAAACCTTGAGAGCACCGTAGGGAGACTCTCTAACCAAGTTACCGAAAGACCACAAGGAATCTTATCATCTAACACACAAGTCAACccgaacaacaattacaataataaccgACAACCAAACCAAAACCAACAAAACAACAACACAAGAGTGATTCCTATCGAAAGCACCAACCAAAACCCTAACTACCCAAATTGAAATGAAAATGTCAATGCCATAACCACTGGAATGCTCCAACTACTCAAGGGATTGAAGATCCCCATCCACAACTCTTTATCACCCAAGAACCACTACCGAGCTTTATAGAAGAGGAGATCGGGGTTAGTAAGGAGAAGGGTAAACAAAAGGTCGACTCAACCAAGGGTATGGGTAATGATGAAATGGGTAAGGAACGGGGTGATGAGCCTTTGAAGGATACAAGACCGGTGCCATATCCAAAAGTTCTAAGGAAGGACAAGTTGGCGGCTTAATACAAAAAGTTTCAAGATATGATGAAAAATGTCTCGGTCAATTTGCTAATAACCGATGTGCTTAAAGGAATGCCAAACTACGGTCGGTTCATCAAGGAGCTAATATCTCAAAGGGGTAAATATCATGATGAAACATCTTTCTTTATTGAAGAGGAATACAACAAAATCCTTGCATCAAGGCCAAGGATCTATAAGAAGTTAGGAGATCCGAGAAACTTCATTTTCCCTTGTAAGTTTGATGACTTGGAAGTCTTCAATGCACTTGCCTATTTGGGTGAAAGCATTAACCTAATGCCCCATTCACTTTACAAGAAACTCGGCCTTGGACCTCTTAAACTGACCCGAATTAGGATAAGATTGGCTAATCATTCATTTGACACCGCTATTGGTATCGCCGAAGACATCTTGGTTAGCATTGACACCTTGGCGTTCCCGGTTGATTTTGTATCATGGAGATGAAGGAGGATCTTCAAGTCCTCCTCATTTTAGGACGACAATTTCTTACGACGGCCGACACCATCATCTTGGTACAACGCATTCAACTCAACATTGGAGTTGGTGAAAAGCGTGTCACCATAAACATCCGGGAAGCTATGAAGCAACCGAGCAATACCAATGATGATGAGTGTTATGACCTTGACCACATTGACTTGTGTGTAGATAAGGAGCTTGAAAAGCTTTTAGGGGTTGATACCACGGGGTTCAACCAAATTTGTGATAATGACATTGTGGATTTAGAGGCCGAATTTAGGGAATTGAAGAACGTTAAtgttgatgaaattgaaattgaaTGTGAGACTACTTGGGAAGAACCAGTTAAGACTATTCCCAACGAAGATAGATTTTGAATCAAGTCTTCATGGGAAGAACCACCCACTCTTGAGCTTAAAGAGCTCCCCGAGCATCTTGAGTATGCTTATCTTAAGGAAGCAAACCAACTTCCGGTGATTATCTCTTCGAGTCTCACCCAAGACCAAAAGATACGACTTGTTTCGCTACTTAAGTCCCATCACTCGGCCATAGCATGGAAAACCACGGACATCCCGGCGATTAATCAATCAtattgcacacacaaaatcctcATGGAAGAGAATTTTAATCAGGTTGTCTAAAGATAACAAAGACTTAATtcaaacatgaaagaggttgtcaaAAAGGAAGTGATTAAATTGTTAGATGCGGGCCTTATATACCCAATATCCGACTCACCATGGGCGAGTCCCGTACAAgtggtgcccaaaaagggtgggacCACGGTGAT
Proteins encoded in this region:
- the LOC139864099 gene encoding uncharacterized protein; protein product: MMKNVSVNLLITDVLKGMPNYGRFIKELISQRGKYHDETSFFIEEEYNKILASRPRIYKKLGDPRNFIFPCKFDDLEVFNALAYLGESINLMPHSLYKKLGLGPLKLTRIRIRLANHSFDTAIGIAEDILVSIDTLAFPVDFVSWR